The genomic window GCTCTTCGGCGGCTGCTGCAATATCTTCAGAACCCTTGAGCGCCTGCACAGTGGCAGTCGCAGACTGCTGGGCACCGGTGGCAATCTCACCGATGGCGCCCACGATTTCCACTGTGTCTTTGCGGATCTGTTCCAGCTGGCTGGTGATCACTTTGCCGTTTTGAACTTCCTCTTCTACCGCTTTGGCCGATTTGCCAATGCCTTCGGCGATCACCTTGACCTCGCCCTGAATCTGACCCACGAGATCCTGAATTTGTTTGGCGCTCTTCTCCGAGGTTTCGGCCAAGGTGCGGACTTCGTCCGCCACCACTGCAAAGCCTTTGCCGTGCTGCCCGGCGCGGGCGGCTTCAATCGCAGCATTGAGTGCCAGCAGATTGGTCTGGTCTGCAATCCGGGCAACCGCTTTGACGATGTCCCCGATATTGGCGGCCTGCTTTTCCAGCTCTGCCACCATACCGACCGATGCCGCTTGCCGCTGTGCCGACACACCCACATTGGCCACCAGGCTGGTCACTTCAGTGCCTGTGCGGGCAATCAGTGCTTGCGACGACTCCACCCGTGCCGCACTGGCCTTAGCGTTGTGCAACTGGCGGGTCACTGCACCTTCCACCTGCTTGAATGCGGCCAGCGACTCTTGGGCTGCGCCTGTTGCCTCTTCGGCACCGGTGGCGATCTGGTCGGATGCGCGCTTGAGCTCTTCGGCAGCCGAGGCCGCTTCGGTGATGCCGGACGACATCTGAGTAGTGGCCGCTGCAATGCGCTCTGCCGCTTGCTGTTGCTTAGCCAAGGTGCGGGCGCGCTTGCGTTGGGCCTCAGCCTCACGGGTGACAGCGGCGGATGCGCGAACGGAATTGGTGTCTGCAGCGACGCCATGAGGTGCGCTAACGGCTTTTTTAACGAGTGCCATGGGAGTGAGTCCTTTCGGGGGAGAGTTGCAGGCAGCTGGGCGCAGGGTTGACGAGAACGAAAGGGCAGCGCCGGGGCCCGGCCATATTCCATTGCGCTGCTAGGGAAAACATGCGAGAACCTGTGAGTTAGCGGTGGACCACGCCGGCGGACGCAGACTCTGGCTGGGCCGCCTCGTCAATCAGGCGGGTGACCAGCTCAATCAGCTCCACAGGCTGAAAGGGCTTCACAAGATAAGCCTTGGCGCCGCTAGCCAGACCGGCTGAAATATCGTCCTCCGAATCCGCAGCTGACAACATGACTACCGGCACGTTGCGAAGCTGGGGGTCTGCGCGCATGACTTCGCAAGCCGTCAGCCCGGAAACACCGGGCATCCGGACATCCATCAGCACGAGGTCGGGCTTGTGTTCACGCGCCATTTCGAGGCCCTGCTCACCGCCATTGGCCTCCAGCACCAGAAAGCCCATATATTCGAGCGTCATGCGAATCAGCCGGCGAATGCCGTCGCCGTCCTCAACTGTCAAAATTGTTTTTTTCATGTTTTTTTGCACCTGAAAATCTTTGTGGTGAATTTACCGAAAATTCCACTTTTAGTGTTGATTTTGATTTAAATTTTTTCTCAAACTTTTCTATCACTTCCTTCTCGCGATAGTTTTCATGTTTATTTTTTCGAAGATCGTGGCGTGGATCACCCAGCCCTTGTTTTGGGTTCTGCTGGTGTTGATCAGTGCGTGGGTGCTCGCCAGGCGAAGCCCGGCGCTGGCGCGACCGGCCCTGGGCTGGAGCGCGGTGCTAGTGACATTGATCGGCTGGATGCCATTGCCGGAGCTCTTGATCCGGACGCTGGAAGCGCCTTATGCCGAGATCACCCCGGAAACCGACATCTCCGGGTATGCCGGCATCGTGGTCTTGGGCGGTGGCACGGCCCGGGGGCACCTGCAGGCCGACTACCGCCACCCGTTGACCAATGACGCAGGCGA from Rhodoferax potami includes these protein-coding regions:
- a CDS encoding response regulator transcription factor, encoding MKKTILTVEDGDGIRRLIRMTLEYMGFLVLEANGGEQGLEMAREHKPDLVLMDVRMPGVSGLTACEVMRADPQLRNVPVVMLSAADSEDDISAGLASGAKAYLVKPFQPVELIELVTRLIDEAAQPESASAGVVHR